The Natranaerobius trueperi region AGAAATTAACTAACTTTTTTAGACCTTTTACAAAAAGAATGTACTTACCTGGCGAAGCAGCTTTCCCCGTGGTGATAGGATGGACAATTGGTTTACAGTTTGGAGCAGGAATAGTTATGCAAGTTGGAAGGGAAGGAACCCTAACCAAACAAGAATTAACTGTTACTTGTGTTTTTATTGGTATCGCTCATTCTTTAATTGAAGAAACTGTTATATTTGCAGGAATTGGAGGAAATGCACTTATTCTATTATTAGCTAGATTTA contains the following coding sequences:
- a CDS encoding nucleoside recognition domain-containing protein, with amino-acid sequence MNWFEMILEATKSSIASMLQIALIVIPLLIGTEFLKAYGFLEKLTNFFRPFTKRMYLPGEAAFPVVIGWTIGLQFGAGIVMQVGREGTLTKQELTVTCVFIGIAHSLIEETVIFAGIGGNALILLLARFTAGIIFTYIFLLQLKFTKQFDEKKQDQLKI